Proteins encoded together in one Shewanella acanthi window:
- a CDS encoding c-type cytochrome, giving the protein MKSSAIFILAALGAFTVPALATTASETNKDLPDRQAALVSSPKSDAQTYLTPRPLSAIPEGAFGDKVRLGYQLFVNTQQLRDKYVGNELNCANCHMDAGRKANASPLWGAYFAYPAYRKKDDKVNTFEERVQGCFNYSMNGKAPAAGSPELVALSAYAYWLGMGGLMDATNMHDPVPELSDAELVKGAKREDFPLPQALASALTVEQRAKLPGRGYPEIPKPELAYSPERGKAVYTAHCQACHGADGQGQAIAGVYSLPPLWGPMSYNWGAGMHRINTAAYFIYENMPFAKSIQLSNQQAWDVAAYINSHERPQDPRNKGDVKQAQDKYHNDNDYYGVEVDGKVLGTAAYPVFPKKS; this is encoded by the coding sequence ATGAAATCTTCTGCAATATTTATCTTGGCGGCCTTGGGAGCTTTTACTGTCCCAGCGCTTGCGACAACGGCAAGTGAAACCAATAAAGACTTACCCGATAGACAGGCTGCGTTAGTCTCGTCGCCTAAAAGTGATGCTCAAACTTACCTGACACCAAGGCCTTTAAGCGCGATCCCCGAAGGCGCCTTCGGCGATAAGGTGCGACTGGGTTATCAGTTATTTGTAAATACCCAGCAGCTCAGGGATAAGTACGTAGGTAACGAGCTTAACTGTGCTAATTGCCATATGGATGCCGGCCGTAAAGCCAATGCATCGCCACTTTGGGGCGCCTACTTCGCCTATCCTGCCTATCGCAAAAAAGACGATAAGGTGAATACCTTTGAAGAAAGGGTGCAGGGCTGCTTTAACTATTCGATGAACGGCAAGGCGCCTGCTGCGGGCAGTCCAGAGTTAGTGGCGCTTTCTGCCTATGCCTATTGGTTAGGGATGGGGGGGCTAATGGATGCAACTAACATGCATGATCCCGTTCCAGAACTAAGTGATGCAGAATTGGTGAAGGGAGCTAAAAGGGAAGACTTCCCGCTGCCACAGGCATTAGCTAGTGCTTTGACCGTTGAGCAACGGGCTAAATTGCCGGGCCGTGGTTATCCTGAAATACCTAAGCCGGAATTGGCTTATTCCCCCGAGCGTGGAAAGGCTGTGTATACAGCCCATTGCCAAGCATGCCATGGCGCCGATGGTCAGGGGCAGGCGATAGCGGGAGTGTATTCGTTGCCGCCGCTTTGGGGGCCGATGAGCTATAACTGGGGCGCAGGTATGCACCGTATTAACACTGCGGCATATTTTATCTATGAAAACATGCCCTTCGCTAAGAGTATTCAGCTCAGTAATCAGCAAGCCTGGGATGTGGCTGCATATATTAACTCCCATGAGCGACCACAGGATCCCCGCAATAAGGGGGATGTGAAACAGGCACAGGACAAATACCATAATGACAATGACTACTACGGCGTCGAGGTCGATGGAAAAGTGCTAGGTACAGCGGCCTATCCAGTGTTCCCTAAAAAATCCTAA
- a CDS encoding M28 family peptidase: MAIRHMMQKWVKANNGLSWRGKQTQPRCQWLTLILLSLMINGCATDTTFSCAPSNLQLNWASPAELEQTVRRLSSDEFAGRQTETPGAALTRDYLNHRFTDIGLTPWGDSFIVPFEYQTGFNKAVGANVVGIAKAKEPTNAWRIVVAHYDHLGQSGRRIFHGADDNASGVSAMIAIATQWQQLLSRSPDSLPKVNMMFVATDAEETGLYGSSALVEQLQQRMPQAQIQLMLNLDMVGHPSFPYVVYLEGSKKFSHYGEFRNQLSANNHLCIKLSHPRPVGRSIQNIDWLRASDHYPFHKAQIPWLYFGVPTHAQYHTPEDTADTLDYRFLAAVAESALELLKLNSELLKN, translated from the coding sequence ATGGCAATCAGGCATATGATGCAAAAGTGGGTTAAGGCAAACAATGGCTTATCATGGCGGGGGAAACAAACACAGCCCCGATGCCAATGGCTAACACTGATTTTGCTCAGCCTGATGATAAACGGCTGCGCCACAGACACCACCTTTAGCTGTGCTCCAAGTAACCTACAACTTAATTGGGCCTCCCCAGCCGAACTAGAGCAAACGGTAAGGCGGTTAAGCTCGGATGAATTTGCTGGCCGTCAAACTGAAACCCCAGGCGCTGCATTAACCCGCGACTATTTAAATCATCGCTTTACCGATATTGGACTGACTCCTTGGGGCGATTCTTTTATTGTTCCCTTTGAGTATCAAACCGGATTTAACAAGGCGGTCGGTGCAAATGTCGTTGGGATTGCGAAAGCCAAAGAGCCAACCAATGCGTGGCGTATAGTCGTCGCCCACTACGATCATTTGGGCCAAAGTGGACGCAGGATTTTCCACGGCGCCGATGACAATGCCTCTGGCGTATCAGCCATGATCGCCATTGCAACGCAGTGGCAACAACTGCTTTCTAGATCACCTGATAGCTTGCCTAAGGTGAATATGATGTTTGTCGCCACCGATGCCGAGGAAACCGGACTCTACGGCAGCAGCGCGTTAGTTGAGCAGCTGCAGCAAAGGATGCCGCAGGCGCAAATTCAACTGATGCTCAATTTAGATATGGTGGGGCACCCAAGCTTCCCATATGTAGTGTATCTTGAGGGCAGTAAAAAATTTTCCCACTACGGCGAGTTTCGCAATCAACTGAGCGCCAATAATCATCTGTGTATTAAGTTAAGTCATCCTAGACCGGTCGGAAGAAGTATTCAAAATATCGACTGGTTAAGGGCATCGGATCATTATCCCTTCCACAAAGCACAGATCCCTTGGTTGTATTTTGGTGTGCCAACCCATGCTCAATACCACACCCCTGAAGATACGGCCGATACCCTAGATTATCGCTTCCTAGCAGCAGTGGCCGAATCGGCCCTCGAACTACTCAAACTAAATAGTGAATTACTCAAAAATTGA
- a CDS encoding hydratase, translated as MSVVENHQQTPQILQAATELAHRRSFGITGPLLDETLRPQNFEQAFVIQQAIAEQFKTEQNNPIQGWKCLIQTAEKKVVAPIYRKDIYQQGMNSESSCPLYASDKGLARVEPELAFAIAEPLLPRQQAYSEAEIDAALGNTHLALELIKSRYENPSEANHFDALADGLVNQGLWIGPVLAAPKGTSLDNFELKVEIAGAGPLIKQGVHPNGSPKAGLYWLVNFLSSQGIALMPEQFVITGSYAGVIDLPFDTPCQLQYGELGQFSLSFTRK; from the coding sequence ATGTCAGTTGTAGAGAATCACCAACAAACTCCCCAGATTTTGCAAGCCGCCACAGAACTCGCCCATAGACGGAGCTTTGGTATCACAGGGCCATTATTAGATGAAACACTAAGACCGCAGAATTTTGAGCAAGCCTTTGTCATTCAACAAGCCATTGCAGAACAGTTTAAGACTGAGCAAAACAATCCTATTCAGGGCTGGAAGTGCCTTATCCAAACGGCGGAAAAAAAGGTTGTTGCACCTATTTATCGAAAGGATATTTACCAGCAAGGTATGAATAGCGAGAGCAGTTGCCCGCTGTATGCATCGGATAAGGGGCTCGCTCGGGTAGAACCTGAACTTGCCTTTGCTATCGCAGAGCCACTCCTTCCTCGCCAACAAGCCTATAGCGAAGCTGAAATTGATGCCGCCTTGGGCAATACCCATCTCGCACTCGAACTGATTAAAAGCCGCTACGAAAACCCAAGTGAGGCCAACCATTTCGATGCCCTCGCCGATGGCTTAGTCAATCAGGGTCTGTGGATTGGCCCCGTTTTAGCGGCGCCAAAAGGCACAAGCTTGGACAATTTTGAGCTTAAAGTCGAAATAGCAGGTGCAGGACCGCTAATAAAGCAAGGCGTACACCCTAACGGCTCCCCAAAGGCTGGGCTTTACTGGCTGGTTAACTTTCTATCTTCACAGGGCATTGCCCTGATGCCGGAGCAATTTGTTATAACCGGCTCCTACGCAGGCGTTATCGATTTACCCTTCGATACACCATGTCAGTTGCAATACGGTGAATTGGGGCAATTTAGCCTGAGCTTTACCCGTAAATAA
- a CDS encoding DEAD/DEAH box helicase yields MSSSERTFRELGLSENLLRALDELGYENPTPIQSASIDPLMAGKDILGQAQTGTGKTGAFALPLLNKVTSQAVPQILVLAPTRELAVQVAEAFSSYAKFMKGFHVLPIYGGQSMHQQLNALKRGPQVIVGTPGRVMDHMRRGTLKLETLQALVLDEADEMLKMGFIDDIEWILEHTPEQRQLALFSATMPEQIKRVANKHLKDATNISIAASHTTVDSIEQRFVQVSQHNKLEALVRVLEVENTEGIIIFVRTRNSCVELAEKLEARGYASSPLHGDMNQQARERAVEQLKSGKLDILIATDVAARGLDVERIGHVVNYDIPYDTEAYVHRIGRTGRAGRTGMAILFVTSREMRMLRTIERATNSRISPMKVPSPETVAERRLSRLGEQLAQTMTQDLEFMREAVAQLCQQLEVDTDLLAAALLHQVQQERPLQLPAIQERTRDERSERADRGDRTERGERRGRESRPMPASLGSAEALKDNPDLKMCRYVIDVGRDNGVGVGNIVGAIANEANIDSRYIGAIQLYDAVTTVDLPDGMPKEVLQHLKKVRVCGKPLNIREAGDQVFVDSGRGARSDRRPRGDRPMGDRKPRGDRPMGDRKPRSDRPAGERKPRKPREE; encoded by the coding sequence ATGTCATCCAGTGAAAGAACTTTCCGTGAACTCGGCTTGTCCGAGAATTTGTTGCGTGCTCTTGACGAGCTAGGTTACGAAAACCCAACGCCAATCCAATCAGCCAGTATTGATCCATTAATGGCTGGCAAAGATATTTTAGGTCAGGCACAAACAGGTACAGGTAAAACTGGCGCCTTCGCTCTGCCCCTACTCAACAAAGTGACCAGCCAAGCTGTTCCACAAATCCTCGTATTAGCGCCAACCCGCGAATTAGCGGTGCAAGTTGCTGAAGCATTCAGCAGCTACGCGAAATTTATGAAAGGTTTCCATGTACTGCCAATCTATGGCGGTCAAAGCATGCACCAGCAATTAAACGCCCTCAAGCGTGGTCCACAGGTTATCGTGGGGACACCAGGCCGTGTTATGGACCATATGCGCCGTGGCACCTTAAAGCTGGAAACCCTGCAAGCCCTCGTTCTAGACGAAGCCGACGAAATGTTAAAGATGGGCTTTATCGACGATATCGAGTGGATTCTGGAACACACACCTGAACAACGTCAACTTGCCCTGTTCTCGGCCACTATGCCAGAGCAAATTAAGCGCGTTGCCAACAAGCATTTAAAAGATGCGACTAACATCAGCATCGCTGCGAGCCACACTACCGTTGACTCTATCGAGCAACGTTTCGTGCAAGTGTCTCAGCACAACAAATTAGAAGCCTTAGTTCGCGTATTAGAAGTTGAAAATACCGAAGGTATCATCATCTTCGTTCGTACCCGTAACTCATGTGTTGAATTGGCTGAAAAACTCGAAGCCCGTGGCTATGCCTCATCACCACTACACGGTGATATGAACCAACAAGCCCGTGAGCGTGCGGTTGAACAGCTGAAAAGCGGCAAGTTAGACATTCTGATCGCAACCGACGTTGCGGCCCGTGGTCTAGACGTTGAGCGTATCGGCCACGTAGTGAACTACGATATCCCTTACGATACTGAAGCATACGTTCACCGTATCGGTCGTACAGGCCGTGCTGGCCGTACCGGTATGGCAATTCTGTTCGTGACTAGCCGTGAAATGCGTATGCTGCGCACCATCGAGCGCGCGACTAACAGTCGTATTTCGCCAATGAAAGTACCAAGCCCAGAGACAGTTGCAGAACGTCGTCTGTCACGTCTAGGCGAGCAATTAGCGCAAACCATGACTCAAGATTTAGAGTTCATGCGTGAGGCGGTTGCCCAGTTATGCCAACAACTCGAAGTCGATACTGATCTGTTGGCTGCTGCCCTGCTGCACCAAGTACAACAAGAGCGTCCACTGCAGTTACCTGCAATCCAAGAGCGTACCCGTGATGAGCGCAGCGAGCGTGCAGACCGTGGCGATCGCACTGAGCGTGGTGAACGTCGTGGTCGTGAATCACGCCCAATGCCAGCCAGCCTTGGCAGCGCAGAAGCATTAAAAGACAACCCAGATCTGAAGATGTGCCGTTACGTTATCGACGTGGGTCGTGACAATGGCGTAGGTGTAGGCAATATCGTCGGCGCTATCGCAAACGAAGCTAACATCGACAGCCGTTACATCGGTGCTATCCAGTTATACGACGCAGTAACCACAGTTGACCTGCCAGACGGCATGCCAAAAGAAGTACTGCAACACCTGAAGAAAGTTCGCGTTTGCGGCAAGCCACTGAACATCCGTGAAGCGGGCGATCAGGTATTCGTAGACTCTGGCCGCGGCGCACGCAGCGACCGTCGCCCACGTGGCGATCGTCCAATGGGCGACCGTAAACCACGCGGTGACCGTCCAATGGGCGATCGTAAGCCTCGCAGTGACAGACCTGCGGGTGAGCGCAAGCCACGTAAACCACGCGAAGAGTAA
- a CDS encoding c-type cytochrome has translation MNNKLNLLVTCITLISGCAMISEAIANPELPQAAQLCVACHGTQGEGIEPLGPRLAGLSKDYISSQLKHFQTGIRQNATMMPMAMTLQGDAIETVASYFSSQSLKNDVKPVIRGEQVSFDNETARLAYQGDWSRDIPACVTCHGPSGIGGGQFPRLAGQQASYLKTQLLAWQAGTRKGDVDGMMANVANKLTTAEIDALAHYFANLK, from the coding sequence ATGAATAATAAACTCAATTTATTGGTCACATGCATAACGCTAATCAGCGGTTGTGCGATGATATCTGAAGCCATTGCCAATCCAGAACTTCCCCAAGCCGCTCAACTTTGTGTGGCCTGCCATGGTACGCAAGGAGAGGGCATTGAGCCTCTCGGCCCCCGCTTGGCTGGACTTTCCAAGGATTATATTTCAAGCCAACTGAAGCATTTTCAAACAGGTATTCGCCAAAATGCGACCATGATGCCGATGGCGATGACCCTGCAAGGGGATGCTATCGAAACTGTCGCCAGCTATTTTTCAAGCCAATCACTCAAGAACGATGTTAAGCCAGTTATCCGTGGCGAGCAGGTTAGTTTTGATAATGAAACGGCGCGATTGGCCTATCAGGGCGATTGGTCCCGAGATATTCCGGCCTGTGTGACTTGCCATGGACCTTCGGGGATCGGTGGCGGACAATTCCCTCGTCTAGCAGGGCAACAAGCCAGTTATCTCAAGACACAGTTATTAGCTTGGCAGGCGGGTACCCGTAAGGGCGATGTGGATGGCATGATGGCCAATGTTGCCAATAAGCTAACCACAGCCGAAATCGATGCCTTAGCTCACTACTTTGCCAATTTAAAATAA
- a CDS encoding HAD family hydrolase encodes MVSRLTDIKLSGIRGVIFDLDGTLAHSNPDFKGLRAALGIASGVDILEHIHSLETTMAKMQALEIVHDYEIESSRQASWIEGAQALIAFLKAKDMPLAILTRNMPEAAKITIDKLGIDIPLVLTRYDAEPKPHPQGIHLICEQWQLTPAEILYVGDYLFDLQTAQNAGSRCALYCPETVPDYAKDADMLIANYLSFIEVWSEEG; translated from the coding sequence GTGGTTAGTCGTTTAACCGATATCAAACTAAGTGGTATTCGCGGGGTGATATTTGACCTCGACGGTACGCTTGCCCACTCTAATCCCGATTTTAAGGGATTAAGAGCCGCCCTTGGTATTGCCTCGGGTGTGGACATTTTGGAGCATATTCATAGTTTAGAGACCACTATGGCCAAGATGCAGGCGCTGGAAATTGTCCACGACTATGAAATTGAAAGCTCAAGGCAAGCAAGTTGGATTGAAGGAGCACAGGCACTTATCGCCTTTTTAAAGGCAAAAGATATGCCGCTGGCGATTTTGACCCGCAACATGCCCGAAGCGGCAAAGATCACTATCGATAAACTTGGGATTGATATTCCCCTCGTACTCACCCGTTACGATGCCGAGCCTAAGCCCCATCCGCAGGGCATTCATCTTATTTGCGAGCAGTGGCAGCTTACGCCTGCGGAAATTCTCTATGTCGGGGATTATCTGTTTGATCTGCAAACGGCGCAGAATGCTGGCAGTCGCTGCGCCCTCTATTGCCCTGAGACAGTCCCTGATTATGCCAAGGACGCCGATATGTTGATTGCAAATTATCTAAGCTTTATTGAGGTTTGGAGCGAAGAGGGTTAA
- the uvrA gene encoding excinuclease ABC subunit UvrA, which produces MDKIEIRGARTHNLKNINLTIPRDKLIVITGLSGSGKSSLAFDTLYAEGQRRYVESLSAYARQFLSLMEKPDVDHIEGLSPAISIEQKSTSHNPRSTVGTITEIYDYLRLLFARVGEPRCPTHGQPLAAQTISQMVDKVLEMPEDSRLMLLAPVVNGRKGEHVKLLEGLSAQGYIRARIDGEVCDLSDPPTLDLHVKHTIEVVVDRFKVRSDIQQRLAESFETALELSGGIAVVASMDEGATEELVFSANFACPHCGYSMAELEPRIFSFNNPAGACPTCDGLGVQQFFDPERVITNPELSLAGGAIRGWDRRNFYYFQMLTSLAEHYKFDVEVPFEQLTDKVRKIVLYGSGNDSIAFKYINDRGDVVVRNHPFEGILNNMDRRYRETESNSVREELAKFINTQACQSCGGSRLREEARNVFIGDLNLPKLTMWSIGEALAYFEKLEFSGQRAQIAEKVLKEVRDRLGFLVNVGLNYLSLSRSAETLSGGEAQRIRLASQIGAGLVGVMYVLDEPSIGLHQRDNERLLQTLIHLRDLGNTVIVVEHDEDAIRIADHIVDIGPGAGVHGGEVICDGPLEKIVACDESVTGQYISGRRNIHISTPRTPFDPKQVIELFGARGNNLRNVDLTVPVGLFTCVTGVSGSGKSTLINDTFFKIAHKLLNGATVDEPAPYDKIVGMEQCDKVVDIDQSPIGRTPRSNPATYTGIFTPIREIFAGTQESRTRGYQVGRFSFNVKGGRCEACQGDGLIKVEMHFLPDVYVPCDACKGKRYNRETLEVRYKGKNIHEVLQMTVEDAREFFDAVPAIARKLQTLMDVGLSYVRLGQSATTLSGGEAQRVKLAKELSKRDTGKTLYILDEPTTGLHFADIQLLLDVLHRLKSHGNTIVVIEHNLDVIKTADWIIDLGPEGGAGGGTILATGTPDEVAQHPTSHTARFLKPLLERDALLAAKK; this is translated from the coding sequence ATGGATAAGATTGAAATACGCGGCGCACGGACCCACAATCTCAAAAATATCAACCTGACTATCCCAAGGGATAAGTTGATTGTTATCACAGGGTTATCGGGTTCGGGTAAATCCTCCTTAGCATTTGATACCTTATATGCCGAAGGCCAACGACGTTACGTCGAATCCCTTTCCGCCTATGCGCGCCAATTCTTAAGCCTGATGGAAAAGCCCGATGTCGACCATATCGAGGGCTTAAGCCCAGCGATTTCCATCGAGCAGAAATCGACTTCCCATAACCCGCGTTCAACCGTGGGCACCATTACCGAAATTTACGACTACCTGCGCCTACTGTTTGCCCGTGTCGGTGAGCCGCGCTGCCCAACCCACGGCCAGCCACTCGCCGCGCAAACCATCAGTCAGATGGTAGATAAAGTGCTTGAGATGCCAGAAGACAGCCGCCTGATGCTGCTAGCGCCAGTCGTTAATGGTCGAAAGGGTGAACACGTTAAATTACTAGAGGGCTTATCGGCGCAGGGCTATATCCGCGCCCGTATCGATGGCGAAGTGTGCGACCTAAGCGATCCACCAACGTTAGACCTACACGTTAAGCACACCATCGAAGTGGTCGTCGACCGTTTTAAAGTGCGCAGCGATATCCAGCAGCGTCTGGCCGAATCCTTTGAAACCGCGCTCGAACTCTCGGGCGGGATTGCGGTTGTCGCCAGTATGGATGAAGGTGCAACCGAAGAACTGGTGTTCTCCGCAAACTTTGCCTGTCCACACTGCGGCTATTCGATGGCAGAGCTCGAGCCACGGATTTTCTCCTTTAACAACCCGGCCGGCGCCTGCCCGACCTGTGATGGTTTAGGGGTACAGCAATTTTTCGACCCAGAGCGCGTCATCACTAACCCCGAATTGTCCTTAGCAGGCGGCGCGATCCGCGGCTGGGATAGACGCAACTTCTATTACTTCCAAATGCTCACTTCGCTGGCCGAGCATTATAAGTTCGATGTCGAAGTACCTTTCGAACAACTGACCGATAAAGTCAGAAAGATTGTCCTCTACGGCTCAGGCAACGACAGCATTGCCTTTAAATACATTAATGACCGTGGCGATGTGGTGGTGCGTAATCACCCCTTCGAAGGCATTTTAAATAATATGGACAGACGCTACCGCGAAACCGAGAGTAACTCGGTGCGCGAAGAGCTGGCCAAATTTATCAACACCCAGGCCTGCCAAAGCTGCGGCGGTTCACGTCTGCGCGAAGAGGCCCGTAACGTATTTATTGGCGATCTCAACCTGCCAAAACTCACGATGTGGTCGATTGGCGAAGCATTAGCGTACTTCGAGAAACTCGAGTTTAGCGGCCAAAGGGCGCAGATCGCCGAGAAGGTACTCAAAGAAGTTCGCGATCGCTTAGGGTTCCTCGTGAATGTCGGCCTTAACTATTTAAGTCTGTCACGCTCCGCCGAAACCCTGTCGGGCGGAGAAGCGCAGCGTATTCGCCTCGCCAGCCAAATCGGCGCGGGACTGGTTGGGGTAATGTACGTACTGGATGAGCCGTCCATTGGTTTGCACCAGCGGGATAACGAGCGATTATTGCAAACCCTTATCCACCTGCGGGATTTAGGAAATACCGTGATTGTGGTTGAGCACGACGAAGATGCGATTCGTATCGCCGACCATATTGTGGATATTGGCCCTGGCGCTGGCGTCCACGGCGGTGAAGTAATATGCGACGGCCCGCTAGAGAAAATCGTTGCCTGCGACGAGTCGGTTACAGGGCAATATATTTCGGGTAGACGCAATATCCATATCAGTACGCCGCGTACACCCTTCGATCCTAAGCAAGTGATTGAACTCTTTGGTGCCCGTGGCAATAACCTGCGCAATGTAGACTTAACCGTACCCGTAGGCTTATTTACCTGTGTGACAGGCGTGTCTGGCTCGGGTAAATCGACGCTGATTAACGACACTTTCTTCAAGATTGCCCATAAGCTATTGAACGGCGCCACCGTCGATGAGCCTGCGCCCTACGATAAGATTGTTGGCATGGAGCAATGCGATAAAGTGGTCGATATCGACCAGAGTCCGATTGGCCGCACACCGCGCTCAAACCCTGCAACCTACACGGGTATCTTTACCCCCATCCGCGAAATCTTTGCCGGAACGCAGGAATCCCGCACCCGCGGCTATCAGGTTGGTCGCTTCTCCTTTAACGTTAAGGGCGGTCGCTGCGAAGCCTGTCAGGGCGATGGATTAATTAAAGTAGAAATGCACTTCCTGCCCGATGTCTATGTGCCCTGCGATGCCTGTAAGGGCAAACGCTACAACCGCGAGACCTTAGAGGTGCGCTATAAGGGCAAGAACATCCACGAAGTACTGCAGATGACGGTTGAAGATGCGCGGGAGTTTTTCGACGCTGTGCCAGCGATTGCCCGTAAACTCCAAACCCTGATGGACGTGGGTTTATCCTACGTTCGCTTAGGTCAAAGCGCGACCACACTCTCGGGTGGTGAAGCGCAAAGGGTGAAGCTCGCGAAGGAACTCTCCAAGCGCGACACGGGTAAGACCTTGTATATCTTAGATGAGCCGACAACGGGTCTGCACTTTGCCGATATCCAATTACTGCTCGATGTACTCCATCGCCTCAAATCCCACGGCAATACTATCGTGGTGATTGAGCATAACTTAGACGTGATTAAAACCGCAGACTGGATTATCGACCTAGGCCCTGAGGGCGGCGCTGGCGGCGGCACTATCCTAGCAACGGGTACGCCGGATGAAGTAGCGCAGCATCCAACCTCACACACGGCGCGCTTCCTAAAGCCGCTGCTCGAACGGGATGCCCTTTTAGCGGCAAAGAAATAA
- a CDS encoding DMT family transporter, translating into MFISVAVVFWGILPIALKLSGSFIDPVTLTWFRFLVAFVVSLIVQWSAGSLKQFAGLNAKAWLRLGLAGLFLMLNYVSFVYSLDYLAPGAAQLNFQTSPFFLAFGGVLFFKERLNAVQLTCFATLALGMLMFFHPYLDLSASNHQQIWLGVMIVQFSALSWTTYALLQKSLINRLSPANVLLVIYGLGIAAMAPFSDFSHFAKMNSSDWQVAIFCAANTLIAYGCFGQAVKYWPTAQVSAMLALTPVFSFTATALVIAIGWWPGVFHADALDALSLTGIGIIIASVMVVQLLPMYRLRREKRLQPA; encoded by the coding sequence ATGTTTATTTCAGTCGCGGTGGTGTTTTGGGGTATCCTCCCCATCGCGCTCAAATTATCGGGCAGTTTTATCGACCCTGTGACCCTGACTTGGTTTCGATTCCTCGTCGCCTTTGTGGTGAGCCTTATTGTGCAGTGGAGTGCGGGCAGTCTTAAGCAATTTGCAGGTCTTAATGCTAAGGCTTGGTTGAGATTGGGCCTCGCGGGTCTCTTTTTGATGCTTAACTATGTGTCCTTCGTCTATTCCCTCGATTATTTAGCCCCTGGGGCGGCGCAGCTCAATTTTCAGACCTCGCCGTTCTTTTTAGCCTTTGGCGGTGTGCTGTTTTTTAAGGAGCGCTTGAATGCGGTGCAGCTCACTTGTTTTGCGACCCTTGCCTTAGGCATGTTGATGTTTTTCCATCCCTATTTAGATTTATCGGCGTCCAACCATCAGCAAATTTGGCTTGGCGTGATGATAGTGCAGTTCTCCGCTCTGTCTTGGACAACCTATGCCTTATTACAAAAGTCACTGATAAACCGCCTATCACCCGCCAATGTGTTGCTGGTCATCTATGGGCTTGGCATCGCGGCAATGGCGCCCTTTAGCGACTTTAGTCACTTTGCCAAGATGAATTCGAGCGATTGGCAGGTGGCTATCTTTTGTGCCGCCAATACCCTAATTGCCTATGGCTGTTTCGGTCAGGCTGTGAAATATTGGCCGACGGCACAGGTGAGTGCCATGTTAGCCTTAACGCCGGTATTTAGCTTTACCGCCACTGCGCTAGTGATTGCTATCGGTTGGTGGCCAGGCGTGTTCCATGCCGATGCCTTAGATGCTCTATCCTTAACCGGAATTGGCATCATTATCGCCTCGGTAATGGTGGTACAGTTACTGCCTATGTACCGCTTAAGGCGCGAAAAGCGCTTACAACCCGCGTAG
- a CDS encoding cysteine-rich CWC family protein — protein sequence MSQAFENANLNQAQTCPLCQGLNQCAVILGGEISDCWCATKAFPPLSELQTKLQALKLRQILPMEYSACICQNCLARLQKVWAEQVDKETEKQSPSLNEDGLFYEVK from the coding sequence ATGTCCCAAGCGTTCGAGAATGCCAATCTAAACCAAGCACAAACCTGCCCACTGTGCCAAGGCTTAAATCAATGCGCGGTCATCTTGGGCGGTGAGATTAGCGACTGTTGGTGTGCGACAAAGGCATTTCCTCCCTTATCTGAGCTACAAACAAAGTTACAGGCACTCAAGCTAAGACAGATCCTGCCCATGGAATATAGCGCCTGTATCTGCCAGAACTGCCTAGCGCGATTGCAAAAAGTGTGGGCTGAACAGGTTGATAAAGAGACAGAAAAACAAAGCCCATCACTTAATGAGGATGGGCTGTTTTATGAGGTTAAATAG